The Streptomyces sp. NBC_00335 DNA window GCCGCAACAGGCGGCGGCGGCAGGCAGTTGCTGTGCGGCGGGCCCTCTACAGCGGCGCGTTCAGTTCGGCTTCGCGGCGGCCGAGCTCGGCCGCCGCCGGATGGACCGCGGCGGCGCTCGTCGTGTCGGAGAGCCTCACGTACAGGTCGAAGGCCTCGGCGCTGTCGGCCGGCGGCGGGACGAGGAGCGGCGGCGGCTGGTGGGTGCCGGCCGCGCAGGCGGCGAGCTGCAAGCGGGGGATGAAGGCGTGGAGGGTGTTGATCCAGTCGGCTTCGGCGAGCTCGCGGCCGGGTTCTTCCTCTCCGGCGTACGTGCGCATCCAGCCGGCGTAGAGGGCGGTGAGGTGTTCGAGGACGGCGGAGTGCCGGTACCAGCAGTGCGTGATCGTGTTGTGGAGCTCGAACGCGGTCCGGAGCCAGTCCACCCAGCAGCCCAGCTCGCGCATCCGCATCTGCCGCTCCTGGGGTTCCATGGCCACCCACACCCAGCGTTGCGGCTCCGCCTTCTTCGCGGCGGCGGCTCCGGGTGGTGTCGGCCAGAGATCTGCCGGGTTCAGCGGGTCGGGCACGGATACCTCCTGGGCTCGGTCATCGTCGGCTCCCTACTTCTTGGCGGGGGCGGCGGCCTTGGGGTCCGCGAGGAGCTTCTTGAGGTCCTTGTCGCGGAAGGTGAGGCGCATCTTGACCTTGATCGGCGGCAGGTTGGTGTACTGGGCGATCGCGGTGAAGTCGGGGAGTTGCTGGAGGGAGTGGACCGGGGCGAGGTCGGTCTCGTTGGCCTGGGTGTTGGTGGAGCGCTCGCCGCGGGAGCGGCCGTGGCTGGTCTTCATGACCTCGGTGCGCCCGTACAGCCCGGAGAAGTAGCGCAGGGTCTCCAGGTCGCCGCAGCCGGGCAGGAGCATCCGCAGGCCGCTCGCCGACAGGACGGTGTTGGCCTTCTGGACGCCGAGGGATTCCCGGAGCTGGGAGAGGTCGTGCCAGACCGTCAGCATGGCGATGCCCATGCCGCGGCCGGTGGTGAGGATGGCGGGCAGGCGGGGGTAGCGGAGCATGTTGCCGGCCTCGTCGATGAGGAAGCCGACCGCCGGATCGATGGCCTTGCCCGTGGAGTTGTAGCGGGACTCCGCCGCGTGGATCGCGCCGGCGATCAGGGAACTGATTAGGGGTGCGAAGCGGTCGGCGTCGGCCTCGGAGGCGATGACGCAGATGGTGCCGCGCTTGTCGAGCCATTCCTCGAAGGTGAAGTCGGAGCGGGCGCAGGTCTCGCGGACCTCTTCGTCGGCGAAGACGCGGGCCAGGACGTTGAGGCTGAACTGAATGGAGCCGATGCCGTCCTCGTGCAGGCGTAGCCAGGGGGAGGCGTAGTCCTCGGCGACGTCGGTGAAGCCGTGCGCGAGGAGGACGGCGCGGACGTGGTCGACGGCGTCCTTGCCGAGCGAGATCCAGCGGCGCAGGTCGGAGATCCCGCCGCCGGAGAGGTGGGCGGCCAGGAGGATGCCCTTGAGGACGCTCTTGGCCTGGTCGATCCAGGGCGCGGCCCGCTTGTCGCCGCCGGAGGCCGAGGCCTCGGCGAGCCAGGAGGCCATCCGGTCGGCGGCCTTGGCGTCGGTGCAGTACGCGACGGGGGACCAGCGGTCGCTGTCCCGGCCGGGTATGCCGGCCGGGGCGATGACCCAGATCGGGGGCCGTGCGGATCCGGCTGCGAGCCCAGGATCGGACCAGTCTTCGGTGGGTACGCCGATGGCGCCGCGGCGGTTGTAGATGACGTCGAGGTCGGCGGCCTTCGTCGTGGTCACGACCAGGGGGCCCTGCCACTCCGCGGCGTTCGGCAGGACCAGGCCGGTGGTCTTGGAGGAGCCGGGTACGCCGAACACCGTCGCCGAGATGTTGGGCTGGGCGGCGACGATGTTCTTGGTGCGCAGGCCGCGGCCTGCGGTGATGCGGTTGACCCTCTTGGTCGGGTCGTTGGCGGCGTACATCTTCCGCTCGACCTTCGGGCCGCCCCACTGGGCTCCGCCGGCAGCCCCGCCGAAGGACAGGGTGCTGGAGATCTTGACGATCACGGCGCCCAAGACGAGGACGAAGAACGCCGTGAGCCCGTAGAACAGCCAGGAGGGCGGGGCGGGCCGGTAGACGGAGCCCGGGCCTTTGACGAGGGCCGACAGCACGGTGGAGGGAACGCTGTCCGTACTGCCGACCCAGCCGTTGCCGGACAGGAGTCCGGCGAGCGGCCCGGCCAGCAGGACCGAGCTGCCGATGGTGACGACCAGGCCGGCGCCGTACGCGGCGAGCAGCGTGTTGTCGTCCAGCCCGGCGGCGGACGGGCCGGTGCGCTCGGACACGTCATGCACCTACTGTCTTGGGTTCGCTGCGTTGAGGCGTGCCCTGCTGGACCGGGCAACGGTCTTGAAGGGTGTTGCGTCTGAGGGGGTATGAGCCGGTCCTGCGCAGGGCTGGATCTGTTGAGGGGGGATCCGTGGAAAAGGACGTGGAGCGGGAGCACCAGGCGGATGCGGCGCCGAACGCGTACGAGCGGGTCCTCGCGGAGGACCGGAGGGTGGTGCGCGAGGCACTGCGTACCAGCCGCGGCGGGGCGCACTTCGGCTTGGTGCTGACGGTCTTGGCACTCGGTGCGGTCGGGTACTTCGAGGGCCCGAAATGGCCGTTGATCATCGGCGGCGTGTTCGCGGTCTGGTTCGCGCTGGCTTTCGTCATCGTCCGCCAACGCGGCGGGCGGGGCTGGAGGGCGATCGAGCGTGCGTACATCGCGACCTTCGGCTGGGCCGGGTGGCTCTGACCTGACCGGTGTCGGGCCTGGCGGTCACTCGTGCACACGACGACCCACACCTGCCCGGCCGGCGAGCCCTCGGTTCCCCAACCGGCGGCCCGACACAGGCTCTCCAGCAAGCTGATCCCGTGGGTTCCGCACGCTCGACACTTCAGGAATGACGAACCCACGGGCTTAGATCACCATCTTCTCGTCGGTCTCGAACAGTCGTTGCTCCGTTCGGGAGAGCATCAGCTGGACGGCGTGCGAGCCGCCCCCACGCCCGACCTTCCACAGCGCGCGGCCGCGCTGGCCGGCGCCCCAGGAGCCGATGAGGTCGCATTCGGAGTCGGTGAGGCCGATGGCCTCGCGGGTGATCTGGAGCGGCCGGGTGTCCTGGGCGAGGCTGATGCGGGTTTCGCAGGAGGCGATCAGGTCGCGGGCGATGGCGACGGCCTCGGAGCCGGCCGCGCCGACGGACTCGAAGTCGCTGAGCCGGTGGGTGGCCAGGACCTGGATGGTGCCGGTCGCCCTGCTGAGCCTGAGGTCCGCGTCGATCTTCTTGACCATGGTGGCGCCGCCGGAGCGCATCTGCCGCCACAGCTCGTCGCGTACGACGATCCACGGCTTCTGCCCCGGCTGGTCGATGGCCGACTGCGCCCAGCTGCTGACGCAGGACAGGACCATGGCAACCGTCTCGTCGCCGTACTCCTGCAGCGCGGAGATGTCGACGGACTGGATGGGGGCCTCCCAGTCCAGGTCGATGGAGGTGGCCTCGTCGAAGAGGCCGCCGAGGTGGCCGGTGACCATGCCGCCGAGCGCCGAGCGAATGGAGGCCATCTGTTCCCGGGCCCGCTGGATGTCGCCGTCGCGGATGCGGAGCTCGCGGGCCATCGCGTCGGTGGGGTCGCGCAGGCGGTCGTAGACGAGGGGGAGGGTGGGCACGGCGAAGCGGGTGGCGCCCGTGCCGTGGAGCTCGCCCGTGACCTCGCGCACCGCGACGTCGAGGGCTTCTTCCTCCTGGGGCTGCAGGGTGCGGCGGAGCTGGAGTTCGAGGAGCGCCTTGAGCAGGGTGAGGCGGCGGCGGTGGATCTCGGTGAGGCGGCCCTTCAGCTCGGCCGGGTCCTTGATGAGGTCCAGGCCGGCGCCGAGCGGGCCCGCGTCCAGGGGGTTGAGGCGACCGGGCAGTCCGGGACCCAGGCGTACGGGTTCCACCCCGAGGTGACGGCACATCGCCTGGTACTCGCCTTTGACGTCCCCGGCGATCAGCGTTCGGTGGCCGAACGCCATCAGGCGCAGGGAGAGCGCCTTGATGTGCGCGCTCTTACCCGAGCCGGGGATCCCGGTCACCATCACGTTGGGGTTGGTGCACAGCCCTTCCTTCACCCAGACCGCGGGGTGGGCGCTGAAGGCCTCCGTGGTCAGGACGTTGCGGCCGATGTACGCGCCGATCGGCGGCAGGCTCGCGGCGTGCAGGAACGGGTACATCCCGGCGGCGTTCGCGGTGTCCGCGCGGACGACCTCGGTACGGGGCGCGGAGGCGGCCCGGCCCGCGAAGGGCTGGGTCCACCCCTTCTTCGGGGCGACCCGCATCGAGGTCTCGGGGTCTTCGAGGAGGCGGGCACGCCGCTCTTCCCGGGCGGTCCGCTGCTGCGGGAGCGCTACGGGCGGGCGGTCGGCGATGCCTGCGGCCTCGTCGATGCCGATGGCTTCGAGGAGGGTGTCGCCGGCGGGGCGGCGGGAGAAGAGGCCCATCAGAATCCCATCCGGCGGTCGGGCAGGCCCTGGCCGAGGGGGAGGGCGCCGGTGGCGAAGCCGGTGTCCTGGGCGCCCCACATGCGGCGTACTTCCAGCCCGGAGGCTGCGGCGTCGGCCTGGAGTTCGGCGCAGGCGGTCTCCAGCTCGTCGAGTTCGGTGACGGTGACGGTGAGGACGGCCGTCATCCGCAGGACGCCCTGCCCGGAGGCGCGGGCGACGTCCTGCTGGCGGGAGATGGCCTCCTCGCGGCGCTCGTCCTCGCTCTCGTCGCGGCCCGACTTGGCGCGCAGGTGGCGGGCGGAGCTGCGCTTGGCCTTGTCGCGGGCCAGTTCCTGGCGGGCCCGGCGGGGGCCGATCGGCTCGTAGAGGAGCGTCATCGCGCGGCGGGCATTCTGCCGCGGGCGCATCAGCGGCTGCAGGATGGTCGCGTACACGGCGGCCTGCGGCCAGGTGCGGACCTGGTAGGAGACGGACCAGGCGCCGTCGTGCCGGTAGATGCCCCACGCGGTCTCGGTGGCCGCCGGGCCGGCGAGGTCCACGTCGACGCCGGGCGCGGTGCCCGTCCAGCCGGGTGCCTGGGCGGCGGCGCCCCGGGTGGCGAGCATCTGCTGGGCCTCGGGGTCGTACGCGGTGCGCACGGTCGCCGCGACCTTGCGGGGCGGGAGCCACTCGACGACCTGCAGGCTCGCGGTGGACAGGGCCTGGCCCATGGCGTGCAGTTCTCGTACGAGGACGGCCGCGGCCCCGATCTGTCCGCCGCCGGCACCCTTGATGGCCAGGCGGGCCCGGGCCGAGGACATGGTCACCGTCAGGTAGGTCTCGCGGGTGGCCGCGGCGGGTCCGGCGCCGTCCATCAGCTCGGTGAGCGCGGTCACCGCGGCGGCCGGGGCGTCCGGGGTGACGTGCCGGGCGGTCCAGGAGGCCAGGGCGGCGCCGTCGTCGGGCAGGCAGCGCTGGTGCACGGCGATGCGGGTGACGGGGGAGTCCTCGGTGCAGTAGGAGCGCAGGAACTGCGCCCAGGACGCGACCCGGGCGGTCTGCTTGTCGGTGTCGACGAGGGCCAGGCCGGGGAAGGAGATGCGGGCGATGGCGCTGTAGGTGCCGGCCACCGGGTCGTGGACGACACCGAGCTGGCCGCCGAGTCCGTCGGGGGCTTCCAGGATCCGCAGGCGGGCCAGGATGCCGGGGAGGTCCATGGGTTGCCGCCCGGTCTTGGCGGAGCGGGGCGCGAAGGCGCCGGAGAAGAAGAGGTTGCGCTGGGTGGCCACGGAGATCTGGTGCCTTACTGCGAGAGAGATCCATTCGTCGGCGCTGAGCCCTGAGACCCGCCCGAAGGCGAGCGCGAGCAGCAGCAGGGCGAGCGGTACGCACACGAACGCGGCCTGCCAGCCGACGTTGAACGGCAGGAGCGCGAGGAGGGAGGCGGCGGCGACCATCGCGAAGCCGGGGCCGGAGAGGCGGCCCATGAAGCCGGTGGTCTCCGACTGCCAGCCTCCGTAGGAAACGGGCTGTGACATCTCATCCCTCATTTCGCGGTACCGGTGCCGGTGCCGGGCCGGTTGGCGTCTCCGCCGACGTCGCGCCGGAGGCGGGAGCACCGACCAGTGCGGGCGCCGGTCCCTCGGAACGGCGCGGGGCGATCACGACGTGGCGGCCGCCACCAGCGCCTTGGCCCAGGCCGGCGTGTGCGGCCGTACTACCGAGCCCCGACTCCAAGGAGTCCTTGCCGGCCGCCACCACTTGAAGGCCGAACGCGGCGACGCCCAGCGCCTTGCCGCCGAACCGGGCCGCCGACTTGGCAGCTCCACCACCGCTGGAGCCGCTCCCGGCCGCGGAAGCCGTCGAGGGGACGGAGGAGGAGTTCTCGGACTCAAGGGCCTTGGTGTAGCCGGACCCGCCGACTGCGCCGGCGCCGCCGGGTTCGAGCCGTGCTCCGCCGGAGGACGAGGAGGCGGAGGAGCCGGCCGAGCTGAGCCAGCCGGAGACCATGGCGCCGCCCTCGCCGTTGGTGGTGAAGGTGATGAACTTCGCGAGCGCGGGCCAGCAGAAGCAGGCCGCGAGGAACATCACGAAGCCGACGAGCATGTTCTGCACACCGTTGCCCTCGGTCATCGCGAAGAGGCCGATGGAGAAGACGCCGACAATCGCGGGCTTCATCAGGACGAGGGAGATGAAGGCGTTGCGGGCCTTGGGCCACCACTCGGCCGTGCTGTCGGAGAGCTGACCGGCCAGGGTGATGGGCATCGTCGCAATGATGATCATGATGCCGACCTGGCGCAGGAGCATCTCCACCCACAGGGCGGCGATCGCCAGGATGCAGACGATGCCCATAACGATGACGACGCCGACCGCGGAGGTGGCCACCGTCTCGCCGGAGATGAGGGCGCCGCCGACGGTCGCGGCGCCGCCGCCTCCGGTGATCAGGCCGCCGAAGAGTGCACCGAGCTGGCGCTGCATGGCCTCGGACGCGGTGCCGCTGCCTCCGCCGCTGAAGGTCTTGTCGATGATCCAGGTCGACAAAGCATCCGACCACTCCAGGGCCGTCTGCGCGACGACCCAGTAGACGGAGGAGATGACGGCCCATTTGGCCAGGCCTACCAGTGCGGTTGCCGCCGGCGCCCCGTTCTGGCTGACCGCCACCTTCCCGAACTGGATCAGCATGAGGAACACCGCGAGGACCACGGACAGCGAGGTCATCATCAGGGTGAACTTCGCGATGCCTGTGTCGTCGAGCTTGATGGAGGAGAAGTCGTTGAAGAGCGTCGCGAACTCCGACAGCAGCCAGACCACGCTCTTGCCGATGTAGGACGCGGCCTCCTTGAGCGCGTTGGAGGCGAACTCGGAGAACTTGCCCGCGACCCAGTCCAGCGGCCCCTTGGCGGGCGGCGGGTACTTCGCCTCGCCTTCGAGCCGGCACACGGAGAACGGGCGGTTGTCCTTGACCACGCAGTCGGTGAGGTACTGGTTGAGCTTCTCGTAGTTCTTCCACTGCTTGTCGGGGAAGTTCTTGCGCCACTCCTCCAGTCGCCGCATCTCGGCTTCCCGCTGCTCTTCGTCTGAGCACTCGGCCGCGCCGTTCCCGTCCGCACCCTCACAGGGGATCGTCCGGCCGGGAATCCGTGGATCGCCCGGCCCGGGCAGGTGGCACAGCTGACGGTCGTCGATCTGGTCGAACAGGCAGTACTTCCCCTTCGGGGTGAGCCCGATGGTCCACTGCTCCCACTCTTTGGGGATCGGGTCGGGCGGTCCGACCGTGGAGTAGTGGTCTTTGTTGTCCTCCGCGACCGCGATGGACAAGCCGGCGCCAACGCTCAGGAAGGAGAGCAGGGCGCACAGCAGGACGAGGGCGCGCGCGGTGCGCTGTAAGCGGTCAGTCGGCATGGCGTACCTGGACCCAGCCGTCGTCCCAGGCGTACGTGCTGGTGGGCTCGTAGGCGACCGGGAAGGTGCGCAGCGAGTCGTACGCGTCGGTGAACTTCCAGGCACCGTCCTGCCACTTCACGATGAAGTCGACCATGTCCCCGCGCAGCGGGTTCTCGTCGCGGCCCCCTTTGGGGCCGGTGGCGAAGCGGTCGTAGGAGACCCACACCTGCATGACGTCGCCCACCGGCAAGCCGGGGGCCTGGACGGTGGTGCCCCGAACGGCGTTGACGGCGGTGGTGAAGTTGATGTCGGCTGAGATCCCGCCGGACGGGGGCAGGCCGAGGGCCTCGCGCATGGCGCGGATCTCGGAGACTCGTTTGTCCGCGTACCTGGGGGAGTCCGTGGAGGCCACAGCCTTGAGCTGCTGGGCGGCCTTCTCGTCGTCGAGCCAGGCGTACTCCTCCCAGAAATAGACGACGGCCGAGAGCCCGCCACTGGGGGAGCCCGGGAAGCCGGTGGACACGCCGTCCTTCTGCCCGGTGGGCTTGCGCAGTGTGATCTTGTGGCCCTTCTCAGGGGTCATCGGCCCGGCCGCTGCATAGCCCGTGCCCGTCGGCGCGGGCGCGGGGATGCTCACGGCTGGGGTCGCCCCGGCCTGCGGCTCGCCCTTGTCGTCTCCTCGCATCAAGTTGGCCGCGGTGAAGCCGCCAGCAACCAGCAGCGCGGCCACCGCGACGACGATGGCGGCGAGCACGAATCGGGCTCTGCGGGCCTTGAGCCCGTTCGACGAGTCCACGCTCAGGCACTCGTCATGTTGTACGCGGCCAGGATCAGCGAGGACGTCAGTCCGATGCCGCCCGCGCCGATCAGGCTCCACAGCACGCTCTGCTTGCCCCGTGCCGCCAGCGCGGCCCGCTCGGTGTTGTGGCCGATCGCGACCAGAGCCCAGCCGCTGAGCCCGCCGAGCACGGCGAGCGCGAGGCCGCCGCCCGCGGTCCACGCCAGGATCGTCGCGGCCGGCTTCTTGACCTCCGTCGGCAGGCCCGGATCGAAGTCCGGCACGGGACCGGGTGAGGCCGCCGCGACGTGCACGCCGGGGTCGGTGGCAAGGGCGTGCAGGCTCATCAGGAGCTGGCTCATACTCGGTGATTCCTAATTCGTCAGACGGCAGGGACTACAACGGCGGGGACTGCAACGGCAGGGAGCGGGGCGGGTTGCGGAGCTGCGGGCAGCGGATCGCCGAAGGCCTCGCGGGCGGCGGTGAGCACGGCGGTGGCCAGCTCCTCGGCCGCCTGGCGGGTGCGCGGGCGGATCCGGGCCGGCTGGGCCTGGAGTCCGTTGGCGCGGATGTCCGCGTCGTGGGGGAGGTGGACCACGGCGGCGGCACGGGCGGAGAGCATCGTGGCCGCGGCCTTGACCACGGCGGGAGGCCGACCGTCGGCGGTGGCGGCCAGGACGACCACCGTGCGCTGCAGGGGCAGGCCTTCGGCGTGCAGCACCATCACGGCTTGCTGGAGGGTCTGTATGCCGTCGGCGGTGGCCTGGGCGCACAGGATCGGGACAGCGAAGGGCAGGTCACACCAGGCGCGGGTCAGGCTCGGCGTGCCCGAGTACCGGGTCGCGAGGAGGTCGTGTGCCACGGGGTGGACGGTGTCGGCGATGGCGGCCTGCCATCCGCCTGCGGCCGCGAGTTGGTACCAGGCCGCGGGCTGGGACGGCATGGGCAGCGGGGCCGCATGCCACTCGCGCCCATCGGTCAGTACGTGCCAGTCGCCTTCAGGGGCCCGGCGGCTTGCCGCCGCGCCACGGATCTGGCCCCGTGTCGCAGGTCGGTCCGGCAGAAGTGCGGCCAGGCCACCGGCCCGTTCTGCTCCGCTCCACGTCGGCCAGGGGGAGGCGAGGCGAGGCGCCAGGTCCAGTACGACGGTGGCCGCCGCTGCCGCGAGTTCGTCGGCGAGGAGGTGCGCGACGGTAGAGCGCGCGCTGCCCCCGGTCGCCGCCATCACCGGCACGACGAGGCGAGCGCCCTCTGGGAACACCGTGTGTGCCGAGCTTCCCCTTTTGCTCATGAACCCCCCAAGCACCCCAACCCAACCAAAGCCGTCGCGAAAATATGAAATTCATACGCTGATCGACCCGGAGCTGAAAGACATGGGCACTTTACGCAGCCCGCCCCACATCACCTGAGGGGTATACAGGACCCCTCCCCAAAAGCCGAAATGGCATAGTGTCACGATCCGCCACGCACTCACAGTGAAATCAATATCCGGCCATGCGGCCTGATTTCGTCTTCGTGGGCGCACATCAGAGGAACTGCCGAAGGGGCCAGGTGGGGGCGAAGCGATGGCTGGGGGTGGCGGGTGCAGGAGTGGTTGCCACCCCGCTCGCTCTGGGGCTAGGTGTGGTGATGCTCGTCGCCACGCTCGCCGAGGACGACAGCAAGGGGCGCAACGTCGGTACGTGGCCGACAGCCGGCTCCCTGATGATCGGCGGCAGCGGGGGCGTCCCGGCCCCATACGCTCCGCTGATCCTGGATGCCGCCGCGGCCTGCGACCAGGGGCTGCCGCCGGCGATTCTGGCCGCACAGATTTGGGCCGAGTCGAACTTCGACCCGACGGCCATCTCCCGGGATTCCACCGGCAGGCCGATCGCGTACGGGATATCGCAGTTCATCCCGGGGACCTGGGCCACTCATGGCATCGACGGTGACGGCGATGGCGACAAGGACGTCATGGACCCGAAGGACGCGATTCCCTCGCAGGGGGGAATGATGTGCGGCCTGCTGAAGAAGGCCAAGGCACATCCCGAATACAGCGGATCGCCCATCGAGAAGGCCTTGGCCGCCTACAACGCGGGCTGGGGTCGAGTCGAGCAGTTCGACGGTGTCCCGCCCCCCGCTTTCGCCCAGGGGCAGACCTACGACTACGTCCAAAGGATCCTGGCCCGGGCGGTGAAGTACACGGCCCCGGGAGGCGGAAGCGGGCCCGTGGAGCTCCCGGACGGCTTCGAGCTCCCTCCGGGCACCCCGCCGCCGGTCCGCACGGCCGTGGCCTGGGCCCTGGCCCAGAAGGGCGGCTGGTACCAGCTCGGCGGCGACTGCACCAACGCCCTGGGGTCGAACCCGCAGCACTGGTGCGACTGTTCCTCCCTGATGCAGCAGGCCTACAAGGCGGCCGGGATCACCATCCCTCGCGTGACCTTCGACCAGATCGACCTGCCCAACGAGGTCGGCCTGGACAGCCCGAAGCCCGGCGACCTGGTCTTCAACGCAGGCTCCGACGGCTCGGCCTCCAACCCGGGACACGTCGGCATGTACATCGGGTCCGGCCTGCTCATCGAGTCCCCGCGCACAGGGGTCCGTACTCGCATCGTCCCGTACAGCAGCTGGCGGAACTCGACCAACTACATGACCCGGGTGACCGGCATCCGCCGGGTGGTGGCCTGGTGACCGACACGAGCACAGGAACCCCCATGCACGACCAGACCCTCTTCCGCCCCTGGGGTGTCGTCGACCCGCAGTTCTGGGCGGGCGCGGAGCCCGAAGGGGCCACCACCCCGCTGCCCGGAGACCCCACGCCCCTCGATCTCGGCGACGAGCCCGTGAGTTCGGACCTGGCCGAGCAGCTGGCAGCCATCCAGGCGGCCGCGGCCGGCGACCTCGCCCGGGCGCACGCCCTCGTCGCCGAGCTCGACGCGAAGACCACCGCCGCGCGGGGCGAGCACCACATCGAGACGGTCAGGGTCCGGGAGGTCCGTGCCTACGTCGTCCATCTGACCGGCCATCACGAGACCGCCGTGGCCTGGTACCTCCACGTGGTCCGCCTCCACGCCGCCCTCCACGGTCCCGGGCACGAGGAGACGGCCCTCGCGGTACGCCGGGCCTACAGCATGTGGAAGGCGCTGCCGGCTCCGGACGCGGTGCGTCTGGCCGAGGACCTGATCGAGGCCTTCACCGCAGCGCCGCCTGCAGGGGACGAGGCGATCCGGCGCGTACGGGCCCACCTTCGCGACCTCCACGCGTCCGAGGACGGGCAAGGGCCCGTACCGGTGTCCGCGCGATAGGCGGTCGGGGCAATCGGGGCTACCCTGCCCCGACCGCGGCCCGCCGGAAATCGGCTGCTGCTTCGGCCTCAGCCCACGGTGTGACGAAGGCTGTTGGCTAGGGGGCCGCGGCGGTGCCGGTGAACGCTGTTCGTATGCTCCGGGCATGAGGCTCTTTCGTTGGCGTGACCGGAGCGATGCAGATCTGATGGCAGGGACCCCCTTCGCTCGAACCGCGGTCCTGTACCAGGCGGGGCGCTATGCCGAAGCCGAGGCAGAGGCACGCTCCCTGGCCGCGGGCCCGTTCCGGCCGCGCCACGAGATCAACGGACCGCTCGCGATGGGCATCGCCGCGCTCGCGGTAAGCTCCCAAGGCCGTCATACCGATGCCCTCGCCATGTACGACGAGCTGTTCCCCGCCCGCCGTCAGGGATTTTGGCTCCGAGCACAGGCACACCCTGAAAATGCGCTCGGACCGCGCACGGGAGCTGGGCGCTCTCGGCCGGTACGGCGAATGCGAGGCGGAGTGCGCGGCCGTCGCACAGCTCGCGGACCGCGG harbors:
- a CDS encoding type IV secretory system conjugative DNA transfer family protein; amino-acid sequence: MSERTGPSAAGLDDNTLLAAYGAGLVVTIGSSVLLAGPLAGLLSGNGWVGSTDSVPSTVLSALVKGPGSVYRPAPPSWLFYGLTAFFVLVLGAVIVKISSTLSFGGAAGGAQWGGPKVERKMYAANDPTKRVNRITAGRGLRTKNIVAAQPNISATVFGVPGSSKTTGLVLPNAAEWQGPLVVTTTKAADLDVIYNRRGAIGVPTEDWSDPGLAAGSARPPIWVIAPAGIPGRDSDRWSPVAYCTDAKAADRMASWLAEASASGGDKRAAPWIDQAKSVLKGILLAAHLSGGGISDLRRWISLGKDAVDHVRAVLLAHGFTDVAEDYASPWLRLHEDGIGSIQFSLNVLARVFADEEVRETCARSDFTFEEWLDKRGTICVIASEADADRFAPLISSLIAGAIHAAESRYNSTGKAIDPAVGFLIDEAGNMLRYPRLPAILTTGRGMGIAMLTVWHDLSQLRESLGVQKANTVLSASGLRMLLPGCGDLETLRYFSGLYGRTEVMKTSHGRSRGERSTNTQANETDLAPVHSLQQLPDFTAIAQYTNLPPIKVKMRLTFRDKDLKKLLADPKAAAPAKK
- a CDS encoding type VI secretion protein — translated: MGLFSRRPAGDTLLEAIGIDEAAGIADRPPVALPQQRTAREERRARLLEDPETSMRVAPKKGWTQPFAGRAASAPRTEVVRADTANAAGMYPFLHAASLPPIGAYIGRNVLTTEAFSAHPAVWVKEGLCTNPNVMVTGIPGSGKSAHIKALSLRLMAFGHRTLIAGDVKGEYQAMCRHLGVEPVRLGPGLPGRLNPLDAGPLGAGLDLIKDPAELKGRLTEIHRRRLTLLKALLELQLRRTLQPQEEEALDVAVREVTGELHGTGATRFAVPTLPLVYDRLRDPTDAMARELRIRDGDIQRAREQMASIRSALGGMVTGHLGGLFDEATSIDLDWEAPIQSVDISALQEYGDETVAMVLSCVSSWAQSAIDQPGQKPWIVVRDELWRQMRSGGATMVKKIDADLRLSRATGTIQVLATHRLSDFESVGAAGSEAVAIARDLIASCETRISLAQDTRPLQITREAIGLTDSECDLIGSWGAGQRGRALWKVGRGGGSHAVQLMLSRTEQRLFETDEKMVI
- a CDS encoding SCO6880 family protein; translated protein: MSQPVSYGGWQSETTGFMGRLSGPGFAMVAAASLLALLPFNVGWQAAFVCVPLALLLLALAFGRVSGLSADEWISLAVRHQISVATQRNLFFSGAFAPRSAKTGRQPMDLPGILARLRILEAPDGLGGQLGVVHDPVAGTYSAIARISFPGLALVDTDKQTARVASWAQFLRSYCTEDSPVTRIAVHQRCLPDDGAALASWTARHVTPDAPAAAVTALTELMDGAGPAAATRETYLTVTMSSARARLAIKGAGGGQIGAAAVLVRELHAMGQALSTASLQVVEWLPPRKVAATVRTAYDPEAQQMLATRGAAAQAPGWTGTAPGVDVDLAGPAATETAWGIYRHDGAWSVSYQVRTWPQAAVYATILQPLMRPRQNARRAMTLLYEPIGPRRARQELARDKAKRSSARHLRAKSGRDESEDERREEAISRQQDVARASGQGVLRMTAVLTVTVTELDELETACAELQADAAASGLEVRRMWGAQDTGFATGALPLGQGLPDRRMGF
- a CDS encoding bifunctional lytic transglycosylase/C40 family peptidase, whose translation is MLVATLAEDDSKGRNVGTWPTAGSLMIGGSGGVPAPYAPLILDAAAACDQGLPPAILAAQIWAESNFDPTAISRDSTGRPIAYGISQFIPGTWATHGIDGDGDGDKDVMDPKDAIPSQGGMMCGLLKKAKAHPEYSGSPIEKALAAYNAGWGRVEQFDGVPPPAFAQGQTYDYVQRILARAVKYTAPGGGSGPVELPDGFELPPGTPPPVRTAVAWALAQKGGWYQLGGDCTNALGSNPQHWCDCSSLMQQAYKAAGITIPRVTFDQIDLPNEVGLDSPKPGDLVFNAGSDGSASNPGHVGMYIGSGLLIESPRTGVRTRIVPYSSWRNSTNYMTRVTGIRRVVAW